DNA sequence from the Excalfactoria chinensis isolate bCotChi1 chromosome 7, bCotChi1.hap2, whole genome shotgun sequence genome:
GATATGAAATTCAAACCAAAACTGAGCTGATCAAGGAAATGGTTCCAGGTTTACAGCTTTTACTAATTAACTGCATGGGCatgaatgaaaacacaaatgacacactaaaaaatgaaactgaaaggaaacaagaaaaggtTATGGAAGGTAAACTAAAGAATATATCCTCTGTTGATAAAATCCAGACATCTTACTTTTCTCGAGGGGCAACTTTTTGCCATTCAAATTTGTATTCAGTCTCTCCTTCTTgctacaaaacacaaaacacgGCAAGTTTGAGCTTTTTCAATACACTTCCACTTTCTGGGtagaaaacacaatgaaatgaCGTAATGAGATACCTCTTTAGCTTCCTCTTCCAATTTTCAGAaatcatggaaagaaaagaaacaatagaTTAATTATACACATAAAATGCAGCCGATGCCCaatctggaaacaaaacatgttGAAGTATATACTAATGCAACAGTACCTTAATTAAAATAGAGAACACAAATAACCAGCTTCTAGTATACGCTAACCTGTATATGCTTCTAGTATATAATAACCTGCTCATCTGTTAAAATTACATTGCTGTGATGTACAAGCACAAAAACTTGCAAATCCTAGCCACTGGAACTCTGCAATAGCTTGGGGTTGGACAGCAATGCTGCAAAGTTCTCTTTGGTTTCCAGAGAGAGAAATTCTGTTTCCTAGTCAGTGTGTCTATCATAGCAGTTATAGAGGGACTCGCCCTGCCAGATTGTTATTATTAACTTTATTAAGATGCAAATTCAGAATTAATGGAGGAAGTCCAGTTACATTTCCTATTCATATTTCTCAATATACGTGCTTCCTAGATTACAATACTGTTAAAATCTGTTCCTTTGCTACCTAATTCATAAAACATAAATTGCAATTTATGAATGGTTTTCCTCTCACAAGGTTTGAATGTAATTCCTAACAGGCACTGGTTTACTGCAGAGCAAGTTCCATTTATATTAAACTTAATGCTTTGGTTACCAGGAACTCAAAAAATACCCTAAAAGCGGAGATGAGATTTTTGGGCTTGCAAGAAGCAAACAGAGTCCGAGCCTCCTCCAGAGTGTCATTCAGCCTGAATCAGCCGTGGTGAGCCTCCTCAGGCCCACTGGCTGGGCAGCATGCCTGGACCACACGCTGGCTTTAGTGAGTCCTCCTGTCTCAGCAGGTCAGCACAACAGCTACAGGACAACCTGTTTTTCACCTTTTAACCAAACCAGTCAACCGTACTTTGTGGTAAAATCTGAACAAAAGATATTTTAGCAAAAGTCATCagtttaaaattacatttgctCTGAGCCTAAGGGATTGCTTCAAGTATTCTTCAAGTTTAATAACTGCAAAATCTGCTCTACAATGAGCCCATGCAAGCATTGCCAAGGGTTTTagttaaaacaggaaaaacgTATTCTTACAAATGATGTATTCTTACTCCTGCATCTATCAGTCACCAAAACTTAACAGTGTCAATGTGACCACCAGGCATTCAGGAACTCCTGCTCGTGAATGTATTAAATAGAGTCACAGCCAGATCCACCAGAGTTGGGTAATACGGCATTTATTATTCAGAAGACAGCAGCTAATTAACTTCTTGCTTTGCAGACTCCCATGCCTCAGGTGGATCAAGCTGAATTCCAAGCAGAAGTTTTAAGCAAAAGCCACCTCACTATTTCTAAAAAGGAGAGCTGGCCAAAACAGTTTGTGCTGCTGGAATCAATGTGCTGGCAAGGCCTGGTCTTCCTTGCCCAGTGCCTTATAATGCCTTAAAGAAACACATTTGGCCAAGCACAGAACCTTTGATGCTGCTGAATCTTCCTTTCACACTGAACTGTTGTTTAAATATTCCTCAGTTTGAGTGAAATCAAAGCACTGTACGATCAAAATTATTAAATATGATCCATCTCTGCATATTTCtagtgggaaaacaaaaaccaacacctaGCATTACCCTCTATGACCATACTGCTGTAACATCTAAACCACTGTAGTTATTTGTTCAGAGCGACGTTAGCTCTGTAGCGCTGCCTGCCCACATGCAGACACCCCAGTACCTTTCTTGGCTCCAGGTGGGGCCTCGTACATGAAGTTAAGACCATTCTTCACACGCTCATCTCCCATAAGCAACCTAAAAGGAAAGGACAGAGTTCGGAGTGTGAAACACAAAGCATTCGCATAGGTTTtagttaatgaaaaaaacagaaattctcCATCTGCTAATCAGCTGAATATCAAAAAATCCAAGGGTCCAGTCAATGCTTTTGCATGTTCCACTGTGTACCAACGATCACACATTTCAgtcacagctgaaatgcagtTCAACATCACAGTGTCACAATACCAGGCCACCAACTGTCCTGTTCTTCGTAGCACCGACTGAGGGGGAACCTGATTAATGTtgataaatatctaaagggaaatgggaggcaaatggatgagtccaggctcttctcagtcACATGTACTGATGGGACAAGGAGCAATTGCCTAAAACTTGTGCATAGGAAGctccatacaaacatgcagaagaaattcCCTATGACAagggtgatgaagcactggaacaggctgcccacagaggctgcGGAGTCTCTTtccatggagacattcaagacccaTGTGTagcctacctgtgcaacctatgTACCTGCTTTAGTgagggttggactcagtgacctcttgaggtcccttccaatccctgcaattctgtggttctgaaaGCAGTTTGTCAGTTTTGCTCAATCAGACGCCAGCTTTCCAGTCACTGTCCTCATCTACTGCCACAGTGAGAAACAGCGGCTCTCACCTGTTATCATAGGACTCCTGCTCTTTAAGATACTGTTGCATTaattcttcttgtttcttcttatcATAGGATATCTTCTGTTCCGCCATCCATACCTAGTTAAAACAAGGAGGTTTCTGCTTCAAGCGGACAAGAACCTACTGTCAAACACACCCACGTGTGAACACTTCATTTATTTAGCGTGCTGAAACTCAGCTTTCATCAGAGTATAATTCTGATGATCTATAACTTTAACAACGTTAGAGCACAAGCACGGGTAAGCTCAGTAACGCAGAGGGAAAACGAAGCCCAGACAACAGGCAGGGCACGCCGCCCCGCTGCCCGCACCGACACTCGCCCTCCGCGGGTAACAGGAGCTGCGGGGAGCGCCCTGCGGGCAGGAACGGAAGGCAGCGACTGGCGGCGTGAGGCAACGCCGCGCCAGGTagggatggcagcagggccGCTGGAGCCCGGGGGTCTGCGCTGCGGCGCCGTACAGCACGCGGCCGGGATACGCTGGAGAGCCGCTCACCTTTTTGATGTTGGACTTGGAGGCGGGATGGAAGTCCTTCTTGCACATGAAGTTGGCGAACGACTTCCCCATGGCTGCGGCGAGGAGCGACCCGCCGGCTGAGCGGATGGGCTGTACCGCTCGCTGCGGGCCTTCCGGGCCGGCGGGCGGGCCTTCCTGCGGGGCGCGGCGTCGTTCCGCTCCTCCCCGCCGCCAGCATGGCCGCCCGCGAGCCGCCCCGCTCCTGTGACACCTTCGTGGcgctgccgcccgccgccgccgggggCCGGGTGGTGTTCGGGAAGAACTCGGACCGGCCGTCGGACGAGGTGCAGGAGGTGCTGTACGTCCCGGCCGCCTCGCACCCGGCCGGCGCCCAGCTGCAGGTGAGCTGCGGCGGGACGGGCCGCGATCACGGAAGCGCCCCCGGGGGGTCGTCCCTGGGAGCGGCCCCGGCAGCCCGCCCGGGGCTCCGCGCAGCCAGTCGGGGGCGAGAACGGAGGGGGGGATGTCCTCGGGAACGGCGGTGTTAAAGGCGACGTCTTTGCCGCGGCTCGTTGCAGTGCACCTACATCACGATCGAGCAAGTGGAGCAAACCTACGCCGTGGTCCTGAGCCGCCCGTCCTGGCTGTGGGGCGCAGAGATGGGCGCCAACGAGCACGGGGTGTGCATCGGGAACGAGGCCGTGTGGGGCCGCGAGGAGGTGTGCGATGCCGAGGCGCTCCTGGGCATGGATCTCGTAAGGTCTGCACACGCTGCTTTGGTAAATGGGATTGGATTTAGAACTCGATTTCAAAACGTTTGCATTATATGGGTAAATAGATGCCTATGCACGCAGGAAGCACGTCTGCCTCTCCTGCCGTCCTTGCcgtggttaaaaataaatatttactggcACAGCAGTTAGCTGGTTCCTTTCTGCCAGGAGCTGGAGATGGGAGAGGTGTCACACACCGAAATAGAGTCTAACAAGGTCATCAAGCACGTTCATTCCCTACAAAACTGATCTGAAACAAGGCCCATAACAAGAGCACAGCTACACTTCAGGTCCCAGTGCACAAGCCTTTCCTAAGGTCTGGGTTCACTTCCTATTTTCCCCCTCTCATGCATACCTAGCCACACATCTCCACATAAATAATGACAACTACTTGTTCAATCCGAGTACTCATGCTGAATAGTTATGGTCAAGCTTGTAATTCCAAAGATAAcaccttccttctgttgtaggCTTGGACTTGAGAGAGCGGACACAGCCGAAAAGGCTCTTACTGTCATAGTTGATTTGCTAGAAAAATATGGCCAGGGAGGAAACTGCATGGAGAGCCACATGGCCTTTACGTACCATAACAGCTTTCTGATAGCTGACAGAAAGGAAGCGTGGGTGCTGGAGACATCAGGAAAACATTGGGCAGCAGAAAAAGTAGAAGGTATGGCTGATGCTCTATGAAACTAACCTCGGGATATGGATGTGTGCTCGTAGGCACTGGGAGTCACGTCTTAGCGTAGCAGGTTCTCAGAAGGCCTTTTCAGAGTCAGAGATGACCACTTTGCCCTTGGAGAACAGAGAACAGCAAGCAGGTCAGGATGAGAACAGCAGTACATACAGTCTTAAGGATGGTAGTAATCAATTCAGTTTGGTAACAGATCAGTGTGCCCTGAAGTGTTGAGCTATACGTCTTTTGAGGTCTGAGAACGTAAAAATGGGAACAGTCAGGACAGAGCTTGAAACGTGATGGTAGCAGTGGAATTAAATGTAAACAGTGGGACAGAAACAAAGTATTCACTGTATtcaaatgactttttctttacCTTCCAAATAGGAGGCGTGCGGAATATTTCCAACCAGCTCTCTATCACAACCAAGATTGACAGAGAACATCCAGAGCTGAAGGAATATGCCAAAAGCAAGGGCTGGTGGGATGGGGAAAAGGAGTTTGATTTTGCTGCCACTTATTCTTATGTAAATACTGCCAGAATGACTACATCCAGAAGCCGCTATTGTGAAGGCTACAAACTTCTAAACAAACACAAAGGTAtcatttgttgtattttttaagaTTGCATGGTGAGCTACTACATTAATTTAAATCATAAATGATTAAACCTCTGACATGGGCATTCTGTCACATGATCTGATGAACCAGATCTTCTCAGAAACGTttttcctaaaggaaaaatgctgaaCTTTGGAGGCTTTTGTCCATTTTTTGCCTATTTGgtgatgaggaagaaaataaaccaaacgTCCTGTATCAAATGTCCAGCTACAGTAACAATACTGAGACCATACTGCTAAAGAGTCCATAGGACCTCACTCAGAGTCGTTCTGGTATCCTGTATATTACTACTGGACCTGGAACTAAAAGCAGGGGCTAAAACAGAGTCCCAAGGGTCGGCAACCATAAAGAATCCTATGCACATCTTGAATCTGACCCCATTCACCAGCACAGTGCTCACAGACATAATCTGGTGTTTATTTTTGAGATAGTTTTTTAACCTTCTGCAGCCTAATGAAActctgaaagcagaataaaagaatTTTCTGTACTCTAAGCAGGTGCTTCTAATCaccaacttatttattttcagacctCTCTGGAGAGAAGCTATTACTTCAAACTGCATCCGCCTGGCAGCTTTTTCATACATCTGCCTTCACTTTCTCACTTGAAGTAATTAATTTGAACTCCAATAACCCTGCACCCCAGCGTTTTTTACTTATTTGGCTGAGCTCCGTCAGACCAAGTTCAGCAGTTAGTTCAGTTCATGCATCAGAATGAAttactttttgctttcctgctttaGTAAATCCTGCATTCATTTTGGGAATTGCAGGTTCTGAatactgaaagcattttcataATACCTGTATTTACCTGTATGATAACAATGCTGGGATTCTATCCGTGTCTTCATTCTAAATCCCCATTTTCAGGCATTACCTGAGCCATTTTAACAATCACACCAGGTGTTCGGGTTATCAGCTTCACGTGGCTTCAGTTCTgtttagatttattttaaatagatgtCCTAACTAGAAGCTATTTGGTTTAAATCACCAGTAAAACCACTGGTTTCTTAATCCATCCTTCCCAGCTTTTTCCTTCCATGGCATTacatcctttttcttccccatgcTTCCTACCACGTGAAGACCACTTTTAGATAAATGCTATTCACATTTCAAATAAGGAATGTATTTTAGGAATATAAGgtaattgtaaaaaaaaaaagtctagtGGAAAATAGACAACACTGTTTCTGCTCGACAGGTTGCCAGCTCACAAGCCGACTGCTGCTTAGTGTCTTTGATTTGTCTGGCTTGCTGATTGTTATTGTCCAACTTGCCCAGGTTGCTGAGGGAATACTAAGAAGAGATTATTTTCCTACAGACAATTTGtactgccttttgtttttacagGCACATCTGACTTAGCAGTCATGTATTTTAAGAGCAAACAGTGAGacagtttaaaatacatatcTTTATGCAGCCAGAATTTCACTGAGGCAACCAGAAGGAGACTAAATATGGATGGTCCTTCCTCATTGAGAAGAAAGAACTATTGTCATAGAGACATTTAGTACCATACCTCTCAAAGGCCGCCAGCACTTCTTGAAAGATGGATTTACTATTGTAGGTTCTGTTGATTCTGTGTATAAAATCAGTTACTGAAATTCATCGTTCCAGTCGGCAACTTGAAGCTTTTGTGCTTTGGAAGGTCAGATGTTAGCACACCAAAAAAGTCTCAGGGCTTCCTTTCAAAGGCAAACAAAGTTCATGCACAGTTACTTTTTACATTTCAAAGCACCCTCATAGCATTATCTGTGTACAGACCACAACCACCAATATGACTGTTTGTCTTCTTGACTCAAGCACAGTACTTAGAAAGTTCAGCCTTTAATCCAAGCTACTAATTTTCACGTGAAAAGTTACCGTGTGGATGACCATTTGCAAGCCATATGCACCTCACCTCTCTGGGAAACATcatcctccctcctcctttttgAAGTCATAAATATTGTAGCTCATTATCACTTCGCTCTTTGGAATAAATACTTGGGGGAAAACAGCCATATTTTGTAATGTTTCATATTAAAGTATGGTTTggctttttaaattctttttgcCAATACAGCCAAAGTAAGGCTGGCATTGCCTACTTTTCAGCCAGTTGCAGAAAACTTACCAGTTGGCAGTATAAATAGCACTGTGTGTAAATGACTGTTTTGTATCTGAAATAGGCGCTATCACTTCTGAAACAATGATGGAAATTCTTCGTGACAAAGAGAGTGGCATTAATATGGAAGGTGGTTTTATGACAACTGGAAGCATGGTGTCCGTGTTGCCTCAGGACCCTAATCTGCCATGCATTCACTTCTTTACGGGAACTCCAGACCCTGCAAGGTGATGCAGCAGCAAGTCATGACAATAAAAAGCTGTAAATACTTTAATGAAAAGTGTGTCAGTTTGTCTAACTATagattcctttttgtttcattttccaaagaacCCACAATCAAATAGCAGGGGGAATGTAATGCTTGTTATGTACATTAATACTCTCTACCAGCTTATTTAGTGAAACATGCTGCTGTCACATTGACTTAAAAACATGTTAGGAGAattttttgctttagttttttAAACTTCTTCCTTGAGAGAAGGAAGTATGGGGAAAACACAGCAATCTATGACTCCTTTTAAACACAACTATATCAGTAAAAATCtatgttctcttttctcttcctagGTCTGTGTTCAAGCCTTTCATTTTTGTGCCTGGAATTACTGAGTTATTGAAAACTAGCTCCCCTACATTTGGTCCTGATGATCCAGTCAAGAAGCAACCACGTTTTCAGAGTAAGCCAGATCGAAGACATGAGCTCTATAAAAAACATGAAAGTGCTGCTGTAGTTATGGAAACTATGAAGGTATGTTGATTAAATTAGATTTCAGTCCAAGCAGGTGGTTTATATAAGCTTCTTGCTCACATTTTGTTAATGTGATATCATTAAATGCCCTTAGATGAATGGTGAAGAAGATAGTGCTCCAAAAGCCAGTCATCTTGGAATCTGGCATGCACATGTTTCTAACACTAAGAACTGAAACTAGCTATACCACTATACATAGCCCCAGAGAAGTGCTGCTTATCTTGCAAAGAAACAGGCCATACATATGCCTGTACTACTCAGACAACAGGGAGATGGTTGAGCAGCTGCAGGCAAATATACAGCTCCTGAGACAAGTACATAAAACTCTTCAGGGCCCCGGTCTCTACCAGCAAGGAAGTCATGCCTTCATACCTTTTACCATCGCTTGGTATGAACAGACTCTTCTTATGCATGTTATGTCAGCCTTAGGAACCAAAACTCAGTTTGAATAATTCAGCTTCGTTTTCCTCTTAACTCTCCTGCTTCCCCCAGAGCTCTTTTCTCCACAGAATTAGCATCTCACTGACAGTCATGGCAACACTGTTACTAGTACGTCTTCTCAGGATACTGGCAGTAACAAGTTGTACCAAACGCTGAAACCAGATAGATTTTAGCAGCATGTTCACAACAGGTAAATTGTAGGTAGCTCTGGACTCAGCAGTTACATGGAGCCTAATTTTGCTGATCTAAATGGCAGCATGGACGTAGCAAGCACtatagaaatatctgaaatacacAGAAGTTATTCTGAAGCAGCCAAAATAGCATAGCATTAAGCAGTATATATAGAGGAATTTTCCTGGAcatcagggaagaaaacaagatcaCAAAGATAGTTGGGCACAGAGGTAAAGCAGGAAGGCAGGTACTTCTAACAGTAGTAGTTCTCCTGTTTACACAGTTAATGTGCTCTAAAAAGTTTTGCTGGCTTCAATTCCTGGAGCAGCTCCCCTCCCAGGGACATTAGTCAAAGGATGGAAGGGAAGTGGGGAGAGTTCTAGGTATTAGAAAAGATCTAAGAAAATTTGCCACAGTGCTAACTTCTACCAACTGTAGGGTTAAATAAGGACAGTACAACAGCATTCTATGAACACTACTAAGTTGTATAGCTGCTAGTGAAACACAGATACTTCTTTTTGCAGGGCAAAGGTAAAGAAATGCTGGAAGAGATACAAAcactggagaaaaggaagatgagtGAAATGGAATCAATCCTGCAAAATGGATGTCCTGACATTAACCAACTAGTTAACCTCTTTTCACAGTGTGTAGATGAAGAACTCAAAATATATAGTTAAAATTACTGTTTGAATGGATTGCTTTTATATTTACCTCTTCTCATGGAGTGGCTCTATAGATTACCTCCTATTTTCAATATACCAGTTATCTAGTACGGAAAGTTTTAAAGATGCAGATTTCTATTCAGGCCAAACAGCTTTTGGTTGTAGGAAGCAATGCAGAAAAGCCTCTCTAGAGCTAGACAGTACCTTTGTATCTCACAAAAAGCTGTCAAGATATGCCAACAAATGGATGCAATTAGAATCCAGTAGCTTGACTGAGTTGCAGAACAGCCCCATGTTATGCATATATAACTTTTACAGTCAAAATAACAATTGCAGCAGAATTTCTCCTTGCCTGAATTTAGATGGCTGGGCTGGAAGACTTGCTAAAGTGTAGGAAGTATTGCTTTCactgaataaaaaggaaagtgGAATGCAGGGTAAGAAAGATTGATGTTCAGCTCTTTGATAAATACTCTCTAAGGTGCATTTCCCGTGTTCCCGTCTACTCCTTTAACACAGGGTGAGGCTAAGAACTTAAAACTATACTGAATCTAGATCGTAACTTTATCATGATTTGTTGTGAAATCTGATTACTTGAAATTCAACATCTTGCAAGTTACCACACCACTTTCACTTCCCTATTTTTCCCACCGATaccaaaaaataatttatttacacacaatagaattattttaaattaattttgctgGTCAAGCTGTGACACTACTTTTACTAACCATAGTGAGGgataaagagaggaaaaaaaggaggaaggttCTGCCTTTGCTAAATGATCAAGGAGGATGAGAATTAcaagccaaaggaaaaaaagctcagtacttcagaaattaacacataaaatgaaatggagCTTTGAAACTACAATGGTAGTAGGTGACAAGATGCAGTATCCTCCAATGATCTCCTATTCTGGAGATCATATATTGACTGAGTGGCAGTAACAAGACTGTCGAAGAAAGTAAGCTTGAGTCAACTGTGAACCTTTTGTGCATGTTTTAACCATCATCATTTCTTAGAAATTCAATAGTACAGTAGACGCTTCTGAACTAGATGGTATATTCAATAAAAATATGCTGTATTTACCTGTTTTCCTCATGAATGTCTGTATCTGACAATTAATTTGTATCCGTGTCCTATTTGGGATCATCAGCTTTTCCACACTATCTCCATGATAACTTCAAAGAAGCAATAAGTGCCAGGTAAAACTGTGCAGGAAACCAAGGTAAGAGCCAAGTTCACCAGCAGCATAGCAACATGAGATATGCTACACTGCAAGCATAGGAAAGTTACAAAACAATTAAAGGAGCGAAGGTGGTTGCATAGGTCTTTAAGCAAATTTCTTGGCCGCTTAGTCTCAGGACAGCAGTTAACCAGGTTATCAAGGTAAATACACATTGGTCAGACTGTAATATATGCAGATACAGGACAGCTGTTCTTCTAGTTTCTGTGTTGTCTTTCAGTTATTTGTTTAGAGAATACTCAGTAAAAACGTTATGATGTGTTCAGATGAATCAAGTCATGGCCAGCAGAGTAGGAGATACTGTGACACCTTTCCTCCTGGGATCTCAGCTTCCTAGTAATCATGTGGTACAAAACACAAGttgagagcagaaagaaaaagtagcaCTCCCCCCTACAACTGTATTTAAACAATATATATACATCAGAATGTCCGCTAGAGGGCAATCTTAGCACGTATTTCACCTAGAAATGCcttacaggctttttttttcttttttttttttttttaaatttagaacTTAATTAAGGATCATTAATTAAAaactaataattaaaaaaatacatcttccAAGTTAACTGATATCTATCCTCAGCTAATCaaccttcaaaacaaaagaactcATTGCATCACTGACCAAGtcttaaaagcaaagctgtttaCCAAACACACACATCAGTAGATAAACAACTGCTGTACGTTGAACTGCCAACTATTTTAAAGCCTACTGGTGCTCCCTTGTGGAATCAAATATTTGTCAGATATAGGAGTTGAATAACTTTCTAATGTCACTCTAAACCTGTTCTTTGCTTCCAAAAGTCTCCACTGATTTAGAAATATATGTTCCATGTTTGTTTTACACTTTCTTTAGCCAATTTGTTAATCATCATAGACTCTCATCAGACTAACTGTGATATCAGAAGTCACAGTGTTGTAACAGTTCATCTAACCGTATTTTTTAGTCGTTACCAAAAGATGTCCTCTTTCATTAGATTTTCAGAAGGGAGCCTTCCCTAAGCAAACATTTTGAGcaatttcttatttaaaacagATATGCTGGTTTCAAATCTACGAAGCATTAGAGCCATTACTAAGAGGCCAAGGCAAGGACATCATGATGAAATGAGAGAGCTGAGTGCAAGAAGTAAAAAGTACTTGGTAAGGGGATGATTCCAAAACATTCCTGAAGATCTGAATTAGCTCCTTGCTGGCATCAAGAGTAGACATGCaacgagaaaaaaaaactggtgGACATCCATTCACAACCACTCTGCATACCCCACAAGGCACATCTGAAATCCAGAAGCCACCCGAACAAATCTCTCAAAAAGATGCGCTTCATGTAAAACTGATGTGCACCCGTCACCCTCGCACGCCCTGCATCACACCACAACCAGAACTCTGAAATCAATATCAGATTTATTAATAAGTTACATTATTTAGAAGCCAGACACATAGCTTCTGCTCTTTAGACATGTATATGTAGTCATTCCAAAACGTTTGATGTCATTGTCTTCAGCAGTTctaatggaaataaaactgtAGTTTTCCCTTGGGGCCACAGCCCAATACAAATGTCAATTACCATGTtggaaacattaaaatatgTCAGTTTGTGTAGCATACGTATACAGTTAT
Encoded proteins:
- the SCRN3 gene encoding secernin-3 yields the protein MAAREPPRSCDTFVALPPAAAGGRVVFGKNSDRPSDEVQEVLYVPAASHPAGAQLQCTYITIEQVEQTYAVVLSRPSWLWGAEMGANEHGVCIGNEAVWGREEVCDAEALLGMDLVRLGLERADTAEKALTVIVDLLEKYGQGGNCMESHMAFTYHNSFLIADRKEAWVLETSGKHWAAEKVEGGVRNISNQLSITTKIDREHPELKEYAKSKGWWDGEKEFDFAATYSYVNTARMTTSRSRYCEGYKLLNKHKGAITSETMMEILRDKESGINMEGGFMTTGSMVSVLPQDPNLPCIHFFTGTPDPARSVFKPFIFVPGITELLKTSSPTFGPDDPVKKQPRFQSKPDRRHELYKKHESAAVVMETMKGKGKEMLEEIQTLEKRKMSEMESILQNGCPDINQLVNLFSQCVDEELKIYS